One window of the Trifolium pratense cultivar HEN17-A07 linkage group LG2, ARS_RC_1.1, whole genome shotgun sequence genome contains the following:
- the LOC123911701 gene encoding cysteine proteinase inhibitor 5-like: protein MMRLQSLVFLLFLLTTASSAARSVPGGWSPIDNINDPHITEIANYAVTEYDKRSGAKLKFEKVIKGESQVVAGTNYHLTLSAADGSDSNNYEAFVYERVWQHFRNLTSFEPVHA, encoded by the coding sequence ATGATGAGACTCCAATCTCTCGTTTTTCTCCTCTTTCTTCTAACAACCGCCTCCTCGGCTGCGAGATCTGTTCCCGGCGGTTGGAGTCCCATCGATAACATCAACGATCCTCACATTACCGAAATCGCCAATTACGCCGTCACAGAGTACGACAAACGAAGTGGTGCGAAGCTGAAGTTTGAGAAAGTCATCAAAGGTGAATCACAGGTTGTTGCAGGAACTAACTACCATCTCACTCTTTCCGCTGCCGACGGTTCTGATTCTAACAATTATGAAGCATTTGTGTATGAGAGGGTATGGCAGCATTTCAGGAATCTCACTTCCTTTGAACCTGTACATGCTTGA
- the LOC123908185 gene encoding tonoplast dicarboxylate transporter-like, giving the protein MRNKRPKLNLTNNHSSSSAQTANTFATSFFLSKMTEHTETSISDDNTNINHNLKVPLLPLQRTQNNNNNFFTLKSFFTLNNFYVILGPLLSLFIILFVKLDAPKSSRNMLAVIAWVFSWWVTSALPLPVTSMCPLFLFPLFGIASADTVAHSYMDDVITLVLGSFILALAVERYNVHRRLALTVTSVFCGEPLNPALLLLGLCATSFFVSMWMHNVAAAVMLMPVATGLLQRLPPPSEQSELVNKFSRAVVLTVVYAVPIGGISTLTGTGVNLILVGMWKSLAPGAKPISFNTWFFFAFPIAFVFLICFWCIVCLLYLRKGTARALSSYLSKAHLKRDLEALGPMSFAEKMVLSVFGLLIVLWMTRRITDDIPGWGSFFNDLVGDGSVSVMVAVLLFIIPNRKQEGEKIMDWNECKKLPWNLILLLGAGFALADGVQSSGLADVLSRALDFLEDAPYLAIAPAVSLISSIITEFITSNDATATLIIPLLFHIARTMHVHPLLLMIPGAIASEFAFLLPTSTPSNVVGFATGHIEIQDTLKVGLPLKVTFIAVLSFFMPTLGAFVFGTDGEWMPNKISP; this is encoded by the exons ATGAGAAATAAAAGGCCAAAACTCAACCTTACTAACAATCATTCCTCTTCTTCTGCACAAACTGCAAATACCTTTGCCACTTCCTTTTTCCTATCCAAAATGACAGAACACACTGAAACATCAATTTCCGATGATAACACCAACATCAACCACAACCTTAAGGTACCACTTCTTCCACTCCAAAGAAcacagaacaacaacaacaacttttTCACCTTAAAATCCTTTTTCACCCTCAACAATTTCTATGTTATTCTTGGTCCTTTATTATCTCTATTCATCATTCTCTTTGTCAAACTCGATGCTCCTAAAAGTAGCCGTAACATGCTAGCTGTTATTGCTTGGGTTTTCAGTTGGTGGGTTACCTCTGCTTTACCACTTCCAGTTACATCTATGTGTCCTCTGTTTCTATTCCCTCTGTTTGGAATTGCTTCAGCTGATACTGTTGCTCATTCTTACATGGATGATGTTATTACTCTTGTTTTGGGAAGTTTCATTCTTGCTCTCGCCGTTGAACGTTACAACGTTCATAGAAGATTAGCCTTGACC GTGACATCAGTGTTTTGTGGGGAACCGTTGAATCCAGCGCTATTATTATTGGGTCTATGTGCCACGTCATTCTTTGTGAGTATGTGGATGCACAACGTGGCAGCTGCAGTCATGTTAATGCCGGTGGCTACAGGTCTTTTACAGCGACTTCCACCACCGTCGGAGCAATCAGAGCTGGTTAATAAATTCAGTAGAGCGGTGGTTCTTACGGTGGTTTATGCAGTGCCAATTGGTGGTATAAGTACTTTGACGGGGACAGGTGTCAATCTGATATTGGTTGGTATGTGGAAGAGTCTTGCACCTGGTGCAAAACCAATAAGTTTCAACACATGGTTCTTCTTTGCTTTTCCGAtagcttttgtttttcttatatgCTTTTGGTGTATCGTATGCTTACTTTATTTACGGAAGGGTACAGCAAGGGCTCTCTCTTCTTATTTGAGTAAAGCACACTTGAAGAGAGACTTAGAAGCTCTTG GTCCTATGTCTTTCGCCGAGAAAATGGTGTTGTCCGTGTTTGGG TTGCTTATCGTATTATGGATGACAAGAAGGATCACAGATGACATACCCGGATGGGGATCTTTCTTCAATGACCTTGTTGGTGATGGAAGTGTCAGT GTTATGGTGGCTGTATTACTATTCATAATCCCTAACAGAAAACAAGAGGGTGAGAAAATAATGGATTGGAATGAATGCAAGAAATTACCTTGGAACCTCATTTTACTTCTTGGAGCTGGTTTTGCTTTAGCTGATGGAGTTCAATCTAGTGGTCTAGCAGATGTACTTTCAAGAGCCTTAGATTTCTTAGAAGATGCCCCATATTTAGCAATTGCTCCTGCAGTTAGTCTTATTAGTAGTATCATTACTGAATTTATCACTTCTAATGATGCCACTGCCACACTTATTATTCCACTTCTATTTCACATAGCTAGGACTATGCATGTACATCCTCTTCTTCTTATGATCCCAGGAGCAATTGCATCTGAATTTGCTTTCTTGCTTCCAACTTCAACTCCATCAAATGTAGTTGGATTTGCCACTGGTCATATTGAAATCCAAGATACACTTAAAGTTGGTTTGCCACTTAAGGTTACTTTCATAGCTGTGCTCTCATTTTTTATGCCAACTCTAG GAGCTTTTGTTTTTGGAACAGATGGCGAATGGATGCCAAACAAAATCTCTCCTTAG
- the LOC123908302 gene encoding F-box protein CPR1-like, which yields MADLPPEVITEILSLVPAKHLLRLRITCKWWRSLIDSTDFIFFHLNKSRDSVIILRQHSRLYELDLNSMDRVKELDHPLMCYSNRIKILGSCNGLLCICNIADDIAFWNPSIRKHRIIPSEPLIRKQPNENNTITTLLAARVYGFGYDLFSDDYKLVSISYFVDLHNRSFDSHVKIYTMRTDVWKTLTSMPYALCCARTMGVFHSGALHWVVTRDLEPDSLDLIVAFDLRFEIFREVVLPGTVDGKFDMDVAVLRGLLCMIENRAKDGFDVWVMKEYGLSDSWCKLFTVEQPRDMKLMKSLKPLGYSRNGDKVLFEQDSKKLCWYNVASKDVSWVRISGMPNSIEGTVCFGSLVKPSLMDRSVQSKKQKVGEEKNKKKRDDFLSKGFKLTL from the coding sequence ATGGCGGATCTTCCACCGGAAGTAATAACTGAAATCCTTTCACTAGTTCCAGCCAAACATCTCCTCCGTCTCCGCATCACGTGCAAGTGGTGGCGTTCTCTTATCGACAGCACCGACTTCATTTTCTTCCATCTAAACAAATCTCGAGATTCCGTTATCATTCTCCGTCAACACTCGCGTCTCTACGAACTCGATTTGAATTCTATGGATAGAGTTAAGGAACTCGATCATCCTCTCATGTGTTACAGTAACCGCATCAAGATTTTAGGTTCATGTAACGGTCTTCTCTGCATCTGCAACATCGCTGATGATATCGCTTTCTGGAACCCTTCGATTCGTAAACATCGGATTATTCCATCTGAACCACTCATCCGTAAACAACCTAATGAAAACAACACGATAACTACTTTATTAGCCGCTCGTGTTTACGGATTCGGTTACGATTTGTTTTCTGATGATTATAAATTGGTTAGCATTTCTTATTTCGTCGATCTTCATAATCGTAGCTTCGATTCGCATGTTAAGATTTATACTATGAGAACTGATGTTTGGAAAACCTTAACAAGTATGCCTTATGCTCTATGCTGTGCTAGAACGATGGGGGTTTTTCATTCTGGTGCATTGCATTGGGTTGTGACTCGAGATCTTGAACCGGATTCGCTTGATTTGATTGTTGCTTTTGATTTAAGGTTTGAGATTTTTAGGGAAGTGGTGCTCCCGGGTACCGTGGATGGGAAATTTGATATGGATGTGGCAGTTTTGAGAGGTTTGCTTTGTATGATTGAGAATAGAGCGAAGGATGGTTTTGATGTTTGGGTTATGAAAGAGTATGGATTGAGTGATTCATGGTGTAAATTGTTTACTGTGGAACAACCGCGAGATATGAAATTGATGAAATCGTTGAAGCCTTTGGGTTATTCGAGAAATGGGGATAAGGTTTTGTTTGAACAAGATAGTAAGAAGCTGTGTTGGTATAATGTTGCTAGTAAAGATGTGAGTTGGGTTAGAATTTCTGGAATGCCTAATTCCATTGAAGGAACTGTTTGTTTTGGAAGCCTTGTCAAACCTAGTTTGATGGATCGAAGTGTTCAAAGCAAAAAACAGAAAGTTGGAGAGGAAAAGAATAAGAAGAAAAG